In Chitinophaga sp. HK235, a single window of DNA contains:
- a CDS encoding IS1182 family transposase, which produces MPKGKTLSVVFKANQQHQAMLFPPEIGDLIAENHPVRVVDDVIEKIDITLLLKRYKAGGTSSYHPRMLLKVLIYAYINNIYSSRKIEEALGQNIHFMWLSGMSKPDHNTINRFRGERLQKVLQPIFTQVVLLLCEEGLLNIKELYTDGTKIESQANRYSFVWSNGIKYSKEKIKQQLNDLWKYAQSVAASELGDDTDPSGYDKIDSEKVSKTIAAINDALKEKPIDKRIRQKLGYAHRNWPSALDKYEQQEQIIGSNRNSYSKTDPAATFMRMKEDHMKNGQLKPAYNLQISTNNQYIVNYSLHQQSTDTSTLISHLLQYIRLYKRVPANITADAGYGSEQNYQWLENRRITAYVKHASFDRNQHWSTKTREMFKAQNLPYNAEKDHYICPAGQRMRRKSTFPKTTKNGYGQTITTYQARTCEGCTLRQMCHDQQTNRIIEVNHNLNRLKALADKRLKGRKGIQKRKQRCHDVESVFANIKHNHGFKRFMLKGMDKVSIEMGLMAMAHNLRKKTA; this is translated from the coding sequence ATGCCCAAAGGAAAAACACTATCAGTAGTCTTTAAAGCCAATCAGCAGCACCAGGCTATGCTTTTCCCTCCCGAGATTGGGGATCTGATAGCCGAGAATCACCCAGTTCGTGTGGTGGATGACGTAATAGAAAAGATCGATATAACTTTATTGCTGAAGCGTTATAAAGCAGGAGGAACCAGCAGTTACCATCCCAGGATGTTATTGAAAGTCCTTATTTACGCTTATATAAATAACATTTACAGTAGCCGTAAAATAGAGGAGGCACTAGGCCAGAACATCCACTTTATGTGGCTTAGTGGTATGAGTAAACCCGATCATAATACGATCAACAGGTTCCGTGGTGAACGCTTGCAAAAGGTATTACAACCTATATTCACCCAGGTGGTATTGTTGTTATGCGAAGAAGGCTTACTGAACATAAAAGAACTGTACACTGACGGGACAAAGATAGAATCGCAGGCAAATCGCTACAGTTTTGTATGGAGCAATGGCATTAAGTACAGTAAAGAAAAAATAAAACAGCAGCTTAATGACTTGTGGAAATATGCACAATCAGTGGCAGCTTCAGAATTGGGTGATGATACGGACCCATCCGGATATGACAAAATCGACAGTGAAAAAGTCAGTAAAACAATAGCGGCCATCAATGACGCCCTCAAAGAAAAACCCATAGACAAGCGGATCAGACAAAAGCTGGGATATGCTCACCGTAACTGGCCTTCAGCGTTGGATAAGTATGAGCAACAGGAACAAATAATAGGCTCTAACCGCAATAGCTATAGCAAAACAGATCCCGCCGCTACCTTTATGCGTATGAAGGAAGATCATATGAAGAATGGTCAGCTTAAACCAGCTTATAATCTCCAGATAAGTACTAATAATCAATACATCGTCAATTACAGCCTTCATCAGCAGTCCACGGATACATCAACTTTAATCAGTCATCTCCTGCAGTATATACGGTTATATAAACGAGTGCCCGCCAATATTACAGCGGATGCAGGGTATGGCAGCGAACAGAACTATCAATGGCTGGAAAACAGGAGAATTACGGCTTATGTTAAGCATGCTTCCTTCGATCGCAACCAGCACTGGTCAACTAAAACCAGGGAAATGTTCAAGGCCCAAAACCTACCCTACAATGCTGAAAAGGACCACTATATCTGCCCTGCCGGCCAGCGAATGCGTAGAAAAAGTACGTTCCCAAAAACAACTAAAAACGGTTACGGGCAAACAATAACTACTTATCAAGCCAGAACATGCGAAGGATGTACATTACGGCAGATGTGTCATGATCAACAAACAAATCGCATCATAGAAGTAAATCATAATCTAAATCGTCTTAAGGCGCTGGCTGACAAACGATTAAAAGGAAGAAAAGGAATACAGAAGCGTAAACAACGTTGCCATGACGTGGAATCTGTCTTCGCAAATATTAAGCATAATCATGGCTTTAAAAGATTTATGCTAAAAGGGATGGATAAAGTGTCAATCGAAATGGGATTAATGGCTATGGCACACAATCTTAGAAAGAAAACAGCATAA
- a CDS encoding SusC/RagA family TonB-linked outer membrane protein, producing MKKELLLWLFVCSSVLSAVAQTRTISGKVTDAKDGSALPGVTVVIKGTTKGVFTSGDGTYKMNNVPANATFVFSFVGYLTKEVPVGPGNEVDVALESDKKQLGEVVVTAVGLKRNETSLGYSVATVKPDQIQQKSEPDMLKGLQGKVAGVDIRSSQGTPGAATRINIRGNTSFYGNNEPLIVVDGIPYNNDQVTTSSQTSGGGAYSSGLSSLDPNDIASMTVLKGAAAAALYGSRASNGAIIVTTKSGSASMGKRKTEVTYSSSLSMETVASYPKYQNDFGAGSRFVYSNSNGSWGPRFGTLDSIPVWPNYLEAFPELFPASGKTPYRAVPNNVRDLFRTGWITENSVGVNGGNEKSSISATASYLSQDGYVPHSFFNRGNLSVGGVTRLTNGLTVNANFSYSTSNQGGSIFGENQVSGATSSFARNLFLARNWNIAGLPFEDPVTGNPVSTNNAQYDNPLWAFKHNTVTTATDRYVAGLKFNYEVMPWFNLSYQIGTNINSFLRKEVVDVGSRGAEGNGQITQQSYRFTEIESNLIGTFTPKLKNEDFGLKVLVGQNVNQRTTKSQVNIGKNIIVPRSTWALTNTKSVLPSEDLFIRRRLWGLFGEVDLDYKKWLFLAFTGRNDWSSTLPSNNRSYFYPSVAVSWVFTDALKLESKVLTFGKLRASWAKVGRDADPFQLANIFRLNIPFQGQSGVMQSPNAGNPNLKPEFTEDFELGTTLEFFDRRAALDFAWYTRKSTNQIAPLTLPPSSGFGQVIDNFGKLTNKGIEIDLNVIPIKNKNLTWSIHGVFTKNRSIVKELKPGVIRLPLAGVLDAISPFLEAGKPYGYLRGTADARDTDGKLLIDPSNGFLIPDPSQRMIGNPNPDFKTGISTTLNYKGIFLNVLFDLTRGGDIYSVTTSSLLGRGVTKDTGPSQRDNVYVIPGVYGDVNSATALTDDKGQRIPNTTAISLFEMFFGETFAINSASEWNVYDATVYTFREATLGYDFPKKFFSKTPIGGLTVTVTGRNLWYYAPFLPKYTRFNPEVGSFGSTNVQGIELSGAPTTRRFGVNVKVTF from the coding sequence ATGAAAAAAGAGCTACTACTATGGCTGTTCGTGTGCAGCAGCGTTCTCAGCGCAGTAGCCCAAACACGAACGATCAGCGGAAAAGTTACGGATGCTAAAGATGGTTCTGCTCTTCCTGGTGTTACGGTAGTCATAAAGGGTACGACAAAAGGGGTGTTTACATCCGGTGATGGTACCTATAAAATGAATAACGTCCCCGCTAATGCTACATTCGTGTTTTCTTTTGTAGGATATCTCACCAAAGAAGTGCCTGTAGGCCCGGGCAATGAAGTCGATGTGGCCCTGGAATCAGATAAAAAACAATTAGGCGAAGTAGTAGTAACAGCGGTAGGTTTAAAAAGAAATGAGACCTCACTGGGATACTCGGTAGCCACGGTAAAACCAGACCAGATCCAACAGAAATCTGAACCGGATATGTTGAAGGGATTACAAGGCAAAGTGGCCGGGGTAGACATCAGGAGCTCACAAGGTACACCCGGCGCCGCTACCCGTATCAATATCCGTGGTAATACCTCTTTTTATGGCAATAATGAACCCCTGATCGTAGTAGATGGGATTCCTTACAATAATGATCAGGTAACTACCTCCAGCCAGACTTCCGGTGGTGGTGCCTACTCCAGCGGTCTTTCATCCCTCGATCCCAATGATATTGCTTCCATGACCGTACTGAAAGGTGCCGCAGCTGCAGCGCTTTATGGCTCGAGGGCTTCTAACGGGGCGATCATCGTTACTACCAAATCCGGTAGCGCCAGCATGGGAAAACGGAAAACCGAAGTGACCTATTCTTCCTCACTCTCCATGGAAACAGTAGCCAGCTATCCCAAATATCAAAACGATTTTGGCGCCGGTAGCCGCTTTGTTTATTCCAACTCAAACGGGTCCTGGGGCCCCAGATTTGGCACGCTGGACTCTATTCCGGTATGGCCTAACTATCTGGAGGCTTTCCCCGAACTTTTCCCCGCTTCCGGTAAAACCCCCTATCGTGCAGTCCCTAACAACGTACGGGACCTGTTTCGTACTGGCTGGATCACTGAAAATTCAGTGGGTGTAAATGGTGGTAATGAAAAATCATCCATCAGTGCTACCGCTTCTTATCTGAGCCAGGATGGTTATGTGCCCCACTCTTTCTTCAACAGAGGTAACCTGTCTGTAGGTGGTGTAACCCGCCTGACCAACGGGCTGACTGTTAACGCCAATTTCAGCTATAGCACCAGTAATCAGGGTGGTAGTATCTTCGGGGAAAACCAGGTATCAGGCGCTACTTCATCCTTTGCCCGTAACCTCTTCCTGGCCCGTAACTGGAACATTGCCGGGCTGCCTTTTGAGGACCCTGTTACAGGTAATCCGGTATCTACCAACAATGCCCAGTACGATAACCCTTTGTGGGCTTTCAAACATAATACTGTTACTACTGCCACAGATCGTTATGTGGCCGGTTTGAAATTCAACTATGAAGTAATGCCCTGGTTCAACCTGAGTTATCAGATCGGTACCAATATCAACTCCTTCCTGCGTAAGGAAGTGGTGGACGTAGGTTCCAGAGGAGCAGAAGGTAATGGTCAGATTACACAACAGAGTTATCGTTTTACGGAAATCGAGTCCAACCTCATTGGTACATTTACTCCCAAGCTTAAAAATGAAGACTTCGGACTGAAAGTGCTGGTAGGTCAGAACGTTAACCAGCGTACCACAAAATCACAGGTGAATATTGGTAAAAATATCATCGTGCCCAGAAGTACCTGGGCGCTCACCAATACCAAGAGCGTATTGCCTTCGGAAGATCTTTTCATCCGGCGCAGATTGTGGGGGCTTTTCGGGGAAGTGGACCTGGACTATAAAAAATGGCTCTTCCTGGCTTTCACAGGCAGAAATGACTGGTCTTCCACCCTGCCATCCAACAACCGCAGCTATTTTTACCCGAGCGTGGCGGTTTCCTGGGTGTTCACCGATGCGCTTAAACTGGAAAGCAAAGTGCTGACGTTTGGTAAACTGAGGGCCAGCTGGGCGAAAGTGGGCAGGGATGCAGATCCTTTTCAACTCGCCAATATCTTCCGCCTCAATATACCTTTCCAGGGTCAATCCGGTGTGATGCAAAGTCCCAATGCGGGCAATCCCAACCTGAAGCCTGAGTTTACGGAAGACTTTGAACTGGGTACTACACTGGAGTTTTTTGACAGAAGAGCGGCGCTTGATTTTGCCTGGTATACCCGCAAGTCTACCAATCAGATTGCACCGCTTACCCTTCCTCCCTCTTCCGGCTTCGGACAGGTGATCGATAACTTCGGAAAACTGACCAATAAAGGGATTGAGATAGATCTTAATGTGATACCGATCAAAAATAAAAATCTCACCTGGAGCATACATGGTGTATTCACCAAAAACAGGAGCATCGTAAAAGAGCTGAAACCCGGTGTGATAAGACTGCCGCTGGCAGGTGTGCTGGATGCGATCTCTCCTTTTCTGGAAGCAGGAAAACCATATGGCTACCTCCGTGGTACAGCTGACGCAAGAGACACCGATGGTAAGCTGCTCATAGATCCTTCCAATGGTTTCCTGATTCCTGACCCCAGTCAGCGTATGATCGGTAATCCCAATCCGGATTTCAAAACAGGGATCAGCACTACCCTCAACTACAAAGGCATCTTCCTGAATGTATTGTTTGACCTTACCAGAGGCGGAGATATTTATTCTGTTACCACCAGCTCTCTGTTGGGCCGTGGTGTGACAAAAGATACAGGTCCCAGTCAGCGTGACAATGTATATGTGATTCCAGGTGTATATGGTGATGTGAACTCCGCCACCGCCTTAACGGACGACAAAGGACAACGTATACCCAATACAACAGCCATCAGTCTTTTTGAAATGTTCTTTGGAGAAACTTTTGCCATCAACTCTGCTTCCGAATGGAATGTATATGACGCTACCGTGTATACCTTCCGTGAAGCTACACTGGGCTATGATTTCCCCAAGAAGTTTTTCAGCAAAACGCCTATTGGCGGCTTAACCGTTACCGTGACAGGACGTAACCTCTGGTACTATGCACCTTTCCTGCCTAAATACACTCGCTTTAATCCAGAAGTGGGCAGCTTTGGTTCTACCAACGTACAGGGGATTGAATTGTCTGGTGCTCCTACCACCCGGCGTTTTGGTGTAAACGTTAAAGTGACGTTCTAG
- a CDS encoding SusD/RagB family nutrient-binding outer membrane lipoprotein: MKKLSYIFLILFVVVTAGCTKHFLDINNDPNNPQQASLKLLLTGAEQGLASDMGFTNDARGARGLTEVLSVYVHQIVVRESQDQYGATGSQFDINGAWTGFYSSAVAANGPDYIGFMEDIEVLIRQATAGNNHFYAGIGKLLKAYGYSQYVDAFADVPFSQANQFSTNGLRYPVFDKGATIYPQLLALIDAAIGDLQNTSGNVLAPDADDIFYGGDVSAWIRMAKSLKLKLYNQIRLVQDVSGPVNQLISAGGLISNTGQGFMMKYGTLASPDDRNPGFSEYYATQKSHYISPWFYEIMKGYNPRLFTGIRDPRIPYYFYNQNKPLGASQQPTEYRDSGFISIYFGSTGTNRNGSQDRSMTVFGIYPVGGRYDVGDAITVTASSGTGAAPLRLISYADVLYIQAELMNAGVIAGNARQKLSDAIDESFRQVDFVVGLAKGGQSVPTLFGDSTYRNKILAVYDAQTTPAGRLEVIITQKWIQAFGFSGDLYSDYRRTGFPILFNPTDPTMAPGGFAQPPVAGNPTLPPPQAKVPVALGRKYPLSLPWPVVEMQVNPNAPPQKQPDITPPFWRP, from the coding sequence ATGAAAAAACTAAGCTATATTTTTTTGATCCTTTTCGTGGTTGTGACGGCGGGGTGTACGAAACATTTTCTGGATATCAACAATGACCCGAACAACCCGCAGCAAGCTTCTTTGAAACTGTTGCTGACCGGTGCGGAACAAGGCCTGGCATCCGATATGGGTTTTACCAATGATGCCCGTGGGGCGAGGGGACTCACAGAAGTGTTGTCTGTGTACGTGCACCAGATTGTAGTGCGTGAATCTCAGGACCAGTATGGGGCCACCGGTTCGCAGTTTGACATTAACGGTGCATGGACAGGTTTTTACAGTTCTGCGGTAGCTGCTAACGGTCCTGACTATATTGGTTTTATGGAAGATATAGAGGTGCTGATACGGCAGGCTACTGCTGGTAACAACCACTTCTATGCGGGTATTGGTAAGTTGCTGAAAGCCTATGGTTACAGTCAGTATGTAGATGCTTTTGCAGATGTACCTTTTTCACAGGCGAACCAGTTTAGCACCAACGGACTGCGTTACCCGGTATTCGACAAAGGGGCTACCATTTACCCCCAGTTACTGGCCCTGATCGATGCGGCTATTGGTGATTTGCAGAACACCAGTGGCAATGTGCTGGCACCCGATGCCGATGATATCTTTTACGGTGGCGATGTAAGTGCCTGGATAAGGATGGCCAAAAGTCTTAAACTGAAATTGTATAATCAGATAAGGCTCGTACAGGATGTATCCGGCCCGGTGAACCAGCTGATTTCAGCAGGAGGGTTGATCAGTAATACCGGTCAGGGGTTCATGATGAAGTACGGTACGCTGGCCTCTCCGGACGACAGGAACCCGGGCTTCAGTGAATATTATGCCACGCAGAAATCACACTATATCAGCCCTTGGTTTTATGAGATTATGAAAGGGTATAACCCCCGACTGTTTACTGGTATCAGGGATCCGCGTATTCCCTATTATTTTTATAATCAGAACAAACCGCTGGGCGCTTCCCAGCAGCCGACAGAATACCGTGATTCCGGGTTTATTTCCATTTACTTTGGTTCTACCGGTACTAACCGGAATGGTTCCCAGGACCGTAGTATGACGGTATTTGGCATATATCCGGTAGGTGGTCGTTATGATGTGGGAGATGCGATTACAGTAACCGCCAGCAGTGGTACCGGTGCTGCGCCTTTAAGGCTGATCTCCTATGCAGATGTTTTGTACATTCAGGCAGAGCTGATGAATGCCGGTGTTATTGCCGGAAATGCCCGTCAGAAGCTGTCTGACGCGATTGATGAATCTTTCCGGCAGGTTGACTTTGTAGTAGGGCTGGCAAAGGGAGGCCAGTCGGTACCTACGCTCTTCGGAGATTCCACCTATCGTAATAAAATACTGGCGGTGTATGACGCCCAGACCACACCGGCCGGTCGCCTGGAAGTAATTATTACTCAGAAATGGATACAGGCCTTTGGGTTCAGTGGCGACCTGTATAGCGATTATCGCCGTACCGGTTTCCCCATCCTGTTTAACCCAACCGATCCTACGATGGCTCCGGGTGGTTTTGCTCAGCCTCCTGTCGCCGGTAATCCTACCCTGCCTCCTCCGCAGGCTAAGGTGCCGGTAGCCTTAGGCCGGAAATACCCGCTTTCTCTGCCATGGCCTGTTGTGGAGATGCAGGTAAACCCGAATGCGCCACCACAAAAACAACCTGATATAACGCCTCCGTTCTGGCGTCCTTAA
- a CDS encoding SusC/RagA family TonB-linked outer membrane protein, whose protein sequence is MKRGLLLWLLVAISVLHSYAQTRTITGRVTDAKDGAPLPGVTVVVKGSGKGVLTAADGTYQFPNVKSGAVLIYSFVGYVSKDVAANGDVVNITLEQDKKQLGEIVVTAAGLKRNESSLGYSISTVKPDALVQKSEPDMLKGLQGKVAGVDIKTSQGTPGAATKINIRGNTSFFGNNEPLIVVDGVPYNNDQVSTSSQTSGGGAYASGLSSLDPNDIASMTVLKGAAAAALYGSRASNGALIITTKSGSASLSKRKLEVTYTSSLALERVANLPKYQNDYGTGSRFGYANANGSWGAKFGTIDSIPVWKDYQDAFPDLFPKGRRMAYKPVPNNVKDLFRTGVMTENSVSVNGGNEKSALSATASYLSQDGYVPNSSFNRANMSVGGITRLTNGLNVSGNFSYSKSNQLGSVFGENQVDGAASSFARNLFLGRTWDIKGLPYEDANGRPVSTTSSQYDNPLWAFKHNTVNTQTDRYIANLKMNYDVLSWFNVSYQLGTNVNSFLRKEIVDIGSRGAEGVGRIVQQNYKFTEIESNLIGTFTPKINNDFGLRIVVGHNVNQRTRNSQITTGKGIVVPGIYSMSNTASVLPTEDVLSQRRLWGIFGDVTVDYKKYLYLTLTGRNDWSSTLPTSNRSYFYPSVATSFVFTEALNMHSKILNYGKLRASWAKVGRDADPYALSNTFAVNTRFLGVSGAIQLPVAGNPKLKPEFTRDYEVGATLEFLNRLVTLDVAYYNRLSTNQIAPVSISPSSGFTSMYDNFGSLSNKGVEIDLNVTPIRNKEVTWTIHGVFTKNKSTVESLVPGVDRLLLGGVLNTVSPYLEAGKPYGYLRGTMSARDNEGNLLIDPATGLLIKAKEQGMIGDPNPDFKAGLGTTVTYKGFFLNALFDMTKGGDIYSVTVSSLLGRGVTLDTRDRENMFIIPGYYGNINNQQPIVDAKGQKIRNTTQVSMNELYFGESFGINSATEWNVYDATLYTLREVTLGYDFPKKWFSKAPVGGLTLTLTGRNLWYLAPNLPKYTNFNPEVGSYGNSNIQGIELSGAPTTRRFGVNLKATF, encoded by the coding sequence ATGAAAAGAGGACTACTCTTGTGGCTGCTCGTGGCCATAAGCGTCTTGCATTCCTATGCGCAGACGCGAACGATTACAGGTAGGGTTACCGATGCCAAAGATGGTGCCCCACTTCCAGGCGTTACCGTAGTGGTAAAAGGTTCCGGGAAAGGGGTGCTCACAGCTGCAGACGGAACCTATCAGTTCCCCAACGTAAAATCCGGTGCTGTACTGATCTATTCCTTTGTAGGTTATGTTAGCAAAGATGTTGCTGCCAATGGTGATGTGGTGAACATTACCCTTGAGCAGGACAAAAAACAGCTTGGGGAGATTGTTGTTACCGCTGCAGGTTTGAAGCGTAACGAATCATCTCTGGGCTATTCCATTTCAACTGTTAAGCCGGACGCGCTGGTGCAGAAGTCTGAGCCTGACATGTTGAAAGGCCTGCAAGGTAAAGTTGCAGGTGTAGACATTAAAACTTCACAGGGTACTCCTGGTGCTGCCACCAAAATCAACATCCGTGGTAATACCTCTTTCTTCGGTAACAACGAACCGCTGATCGTAGTAGATGGGGTTCCTTACAACAACGATCAGGTTTCTACCTCCAGCCAGACATCCGGTGGTGGTGCTTATGCCAGCGGTCTGTCCTCCCTCGATCCTAATGATATCGCTTCCATGACCGTACTGAAAGGTGCTGCAGCTGCTGCATTGTACGGTTCCCGTGCCTCCAATGGTGCATTGATCATCACTACCAAATCCGGTAGTGCTTCCCTCTCTAAAAGAAAACTGGAAGTAACCTATACTTCCTCTCTGGCACTGGAAAGAGTAGCCAATCTGCCTAAATACCAGAACGACTATGGTACTGGTTCCCGCTTTGGATATGCCAATGCTAATGGTTCCTGGGGTGCTAAGTTTGGTACTATAGACTCTATTCCTGTATGGAAGGACTATCAGGATGCATTCCCTGATTTGTTTCCCAAGGGCAGGCGGATGGCTTATAAACCAGTTCCTAATAACGTTAAAGACCTGTTCAGAACAGGTGTAATGACAGAAAATTCTGTAAGCGTAAACGGAGGCAATGAAAAATCAGCTCTCAGTGCAACTGCTTCTTATCTGAGCCAGGACGGTTATGTTCCCAATTCAAGCTTTAACAGGGCCAATATGTCTGTGGGTGGTATTACCCGTCTGACCAATGGTTTAAACGTAAGTGGTAACTTCAGCTATAGCAAGAGCAATCAGTTGGGTAGCGTCTTCGGTGAAAACCAGGTAGACGGTGCTGCTTCTTCTTTCGCCCGTAACCTCTTCCTGGGAAGAACATGGGATATTAAAGGATTACCTTATGAAGATGCAAACGGCCGCCCTGTTTCTACCACCAGCTCTCAGTATGATAACCCGCTTTGGGCATTCAAACATAATACTGTAAATACTCAGACAGATCGTTATATCGCCAACCTGAAAATGAACTATGATGTACTGTCATGGTTCAATGTAAGCTATCAGCTGGGTACCAACGTTAACTCTTTCCTGAGAAAGGAAATTGTGGATATCGGTTCCAGAGGTGCTGAAGGTGTAGGTCGTATCGTACAACAGAACTACAAATTCACTGAAATCGAGTCCAACCTGATCGGTACCTTTACTCCAAAAATCAATAATGATTTCGGTCTGCGTATCGTAGTTGGTCATAACGTTAACCAACGTACGAGAAATTCACAGATTACTACTGGTAAAGGAATTGTGGTACCTGGTATCTATTCCATGTCCAACACGGCCAGCGTACTGCCTACAGAAGATGTGCTGAGTCAGCGCAGGCTGTGGGGTATCTTCGGCGATGTTACCGTAGACTATAAGAAGTACCTCTATCTGACCCTGACAGGCAGAAACGACTGGTCTTCTACCCTGCCTACTTCCAATCGTAGTTATTTTTATCCCAGTGTGGCAACATCATTTGTGTTTACTGAGGCGCTCAACATGCACAGCAAAATCCTGAACTATGGTAAGCTGCGTGCAAGCTGGGCTAAAGTAGGCCGCGATGCGGACCCTTATGCGCTGAGCAATACCTTCGCAGTAAATACCCGCTTCCTGGGTGTGTCTGGTGCTATCCAGCTCCCTGTTGCCGGTAACCCTAAATTAAAACCTGAGTTTACCCGTGATTATGAAGTAGGTGCTACCCTGGAATTCCTGAACAGACTGGTAACATTGGACGTGGCTTATTACAACCGTTTGTCCACCAACCAGATTGCTCCTGTTTCTATCTCCCCTTCTTCCGGTTTCACCTCTATGTATGATAACTTCGGTTCTCTGTCCAACAAAGGTGTGGAAATCGACCTGAATGTTACACCTATCAGAAACAAGGAAGTAACCTGGACTATTCATGGAGTATTTACTAAAAACAAAAGTACTGTTGAATCCCTGGTACCAGGCGTAGACCGCCTGTTGCTGGGTGGTGTACTGAATACCGTTAGTCCTTACCTGGAGGCAGGCAAGCCTTACGGTTATCTTCGTGGAACAATGAGTGCAAGAGACAACGAAGGCAATCTGCTGATAGATCCTGCGACTGGTTTGCTGATCAAAGCAAAAGAACAGGGTATGATTGGTGATCCTAACCCTGATTTTAAAGCTGGTCTTGGTACAACTGTAACCTATAAAGGTTTCTTCCTGAATGCACTGTTTGATATGACCAAAGGAGGTGATATCTATTCTGTAACAGTAAGCTCTCTGCTGGGCCGCGGTGTAACACTGGATACCAGAGACCGTGAGAATATGTTCATCATTCCGGGTTACTATGGTAACATTAATAACCAGCAGCCTATCGTGGATGCAAAAGGACAGAAAATCCGCAACACTACACAGGTTAGTATGAACGAACTGTACTTTGGTGAATCTTTTGGTATCAACTCTGCTACAGAATGGAACGTGTATGATGCAACCCTGTATACTCTCCGTGAAGTGACCCTGGGATATGATTTTCCGAAAAAATGGTTCAGCAAAGCGCCAGTTGGTGGTTTGACCCTGACCCTGACCGGTCGTAACCTCTGGTATCTGGCACCTAACCTGCCTAAGTATACCAACTTTAATCCGGAAGTGGGAAGTTATGGTAATTCCAACATACAAGGTATTGAGTTATCAGGTGCGCCAACTACCCGTCGTTTTGGGGTGAATCTGAAAGCAACCTTTTAA